Proteins encoded within one genomic window of Triticum aestivum cultivar Chinese Spring chromosome 2D, IWGSC CS RefSeq v2.1, whole genome shotgun sequence:
- the LOC123054701 gene encoding protein CutA 1, chloroplastic, whose translation MPLFPAPLRALFSPTIAASSTSALPPPRRPPLAGALLFLSLGAVAGCALSTRRVPFLRAISSARMESTSTTVPSIVVYVTVPNREAGKKLSASIISEKLAACVNIVPGIESVYWWEGKVQTDAEELLIIKTRESLLNALTEHVKANHEYDVPEVIALPISGGNLKYLEWLKDSTREK comes from the exons ATGCCACTCTTCCCCGCTCCACTCCGAGCCCTATTCTCCCCTaccatcgccgcctcctccacctccgcccTGCCGCCGCCCCGTCGACCGCCGCTCGCGGGGGCTCTCCTCTTCCTCAGCCTAGGAGCCGTAGCTGGTTGCGCTCTCTCCACCCGCCGCGTCCCCTTCCTCCG GGCAATAAGTTCTGCTCGAATGGAGTCTACTTCCACGACCGTGCCTTCCATTGTTGTCTATGTGACAGTTCCGAATCGGGAAGCAG GGAAAAAGCTATCAGCAAGCATTATCAGTGAGAAACTTGCTGCTTGTGTGAACATAGTGCCTG GAATTGAATCTGTTTACTGGTGGGAGGGAAAG GTGCAAACCGATGCTGAAGAGCTGCTCATCATCAAGACCAGAGAATCTCTTCTAAACGCCTTGACTGAACATGTGAAAGCTAACCATGAGTACGA TGTTCCTGAAGTCATCGCGCTGCCCATCAGTGGAGGTAACCTCAAGTACTTGGAGTGGCTCAAGGACAGCACCAGGGAGAAGTGA
- the LOC123054702 gene encoding thioredoxin-like protein CXXS1 yields the protein MDAEIQRPREVGSCRVVKVDKEAAWDLFTTQAANEGRTVAAHFGASWCVTSLSMNYKFEELAQTHPDMLFLFVDVDDVPGVSSKLGVKAMPTFFLIKGKEVVKKIVGANSDELHKMVDASDDDSLGSAVTTLPDIVIEK from the exons atggacgcgGAGATCCAGCGGCCGCGGGAGGTGGGCAGCTGCAGGGTGGTCAAGGTGGACAAGGAGGCCGCCTGGGACCTCTTCACCACCCAGGCCGCCAACGAAGGCCGCACT GTCGCTGCTCACTTTGGGGCGTCTTGGTGCGTCACGTCCCTGTCCATGAACTACAAGTTCGAGGAGCTCGCCCAGACCCACCCCGACATGCTCTTCCTCTTCGTCGACGTCGATGATGTCCCG GGCGTGTCTTCCAAGCTGGGGGTGAAGGCCATGCCCACCTTCTTCCTCATCAAGGGCAAGGAGGTGGTGAAGAAGATCGTCGGCGCCAACTCGGACGAGCTCCACAAGATGGTGGACGCCTCCGACGACGATTCGCTCGGCTCCGCTGTCACCACTCTCCCTGACATAGTCATCGAAAAATAG